One Littorina saxatilis isolate snail1 linkage group LG11, US_GU_Lsax_2.0, whole genome shotgun sequence genomic window, atcacgtgaccgccgtacaaataagggtacccccaaaatcgaagggacaaaaacggaagggaccAATTAATGATAAACGAAAAATCATAATATGCACAACTTGGCAACGTTTGCATTAAGTAAAATCCATTATCTACCCAGAACATGATTGTTTTGTCTAGCTGGCGTGCATATTTCTTGTGTTATgatattcctactgatgcaggtgtcgatcccTTGAGGGGCCAAACACAGGAAGTTTTGCAGCAATGTTGAGAGGTGCCATTACAAAAAAGCAATGTGTTTCAGCAACGACGGCTTTAGAACTGTCAGGATATTATGTAtacacaggggcggacgaggggggggggggtgcacagggtgcaggtgcaccccccctccagcaaaaaaaaaaaaaaaaaaatttggaaagctgattctatgaccatttctatgttcaaatggcaccagatggcaccattttgcttctttggtccaaacatttttccgggggggcatgcccccggacccccctagcaaattcgggcgcttcgcgcccatcacattcactttcgattcacagtgcacccccccttacaaagcaactgatccgcccctgatacaCTCAGGACGCACCTCGAGGAAAATGTGGGATTGTTATAGGTATTCGTTCAGAtataatgcaatgttctggacaaaaaagttgtaacacccgtcataggattgttcacttacGTCCGAAAAATGCGTGACTTCGCATGTCTACAGGTAAACGATTGAAGATTCATGTGCGTATAACTACTGGTGTGCATTTTGTAGGCTTTTAAACACGCTTGATGTATTTGTGGTTATTGCTGGGGTACAGCTATGTCGATGCAGCCATGCGTGACAGCAGCATGTTTTGAGGGGCACGCAGCGCTAACCGCTTTCATTTGAAAACAGCGTAAAGGTTCCATTTTGTTCTCATGTGATTACATGGCTAGCAAGTTTACGCCAGTGGTcacacacaaatgaaacttCTGCAGTACTTGTATCAATAATTTGTTTGTTGACATGCGACGTCGGGAAAAGTTTTGGGTGTAGCTGGGTGAACAATCTTCTGACGTGTTTTAAAACGTTTTCCAGAacattgcataacattttaacaaaatCTGTAACTATCCGAAATACTAGGCGATGTACGTCCAGATTGAACAAAGTCTTACATACCCGATCTTCGTATATATTGAGACGAATAGTCACCTAAATATCATCCTCGTTGTCATCTCATGTTGACTATGTCAGCCATTTTCACGGGAGGCAATTTATTTTCCTTACTTATTGAACCAGTCAGGGCAGATTTGTTTTGTTCAGGTATCGATCAACGTTTTGCAGTGTTTACCACCAACTGATCAGGGATGTCAAGAACTGGCTTTAGGTTTATGTGCATATTCTTTTTCAGAACAAAGTCGAGCAGAAATAGAGCGTGAGCAAGAGCTATTCGTGGAGACCCAGTGTTACCGAGATGCAGTGGACTTGGTCAGCCAGCATGGAGTACTGGTCATCACCGGTCCTCCAGGATCCGGTAAGTCAACCACTGCACGCGCTGTTCTGCGTCACTACATGCGTGAAGGTTTCCAGCCGTTGGTACTCCACCGATATGAGGAATGGCGTCTGTATGTGGGTAAAAAAACACGGAAGCAAATTGTGCTTCTCGAGCATGTGTTTGGCAATAACAGACTGAATACTGTATTACAGCACGAATGGTCAAGGGTTGCGGATATTGCAAAAGACTTTGCATCAAGACAAGATAGCCGCGTTTTAACATTGTTTATTATTCGGAACCATATAGCACTTGATATGAAAAGAATGGGAAAGGAAGTACAATTCCCAGTCCTCGATTCCAGTGCCACGTGTTTAACTGAAAGTGAGAAAATTGAAATGATACACAAACAGCTTGACCACAAAGAGGAAACAGTCTCAAAAGCTGAACTTCATGACATTCTCACCGCAGACAAAAGTGGTGCTGTCTTCCCTTGGTGTTGTTCTGAATATGCAGAAACACGTGCCACAAACGATGATGCAAGTGACCTTTTTCTCTACCCAGCCATGGCCTTTGTACAAACAATTCAAACTTTTCTTCATGTCAAAGACAATCTGACTGAAGTCATCAGCATGGTAGCAGACACTATGGTCCAGCTCAAGACGCTAGACAGTACCCACGGTCCAGACTGTCTCTTCAATGACGTCCTGCCCTCAAAGCGTAGAGAATTTGAACGCCATGAAATTGGAACCTATATCTTATGCAATGGGGGTTCTTTCCCGTGTCGTGTTCTGTACGATGCCCTGGGGATCGCTCTGGGAAGGTCTCTGGCTCTGCCTGAACTGCTACGTGTCTTTGACACTCGCTTTCTCGTGGAGCACGTGCATACAGACGACGTGGCCACGTTCCATTCGGTTTGTGTTGACAGGGATTCAGGGGATTATCAGCTCTTGCTGGACAGAATGTTCACTGACATTCGTTGTGGTCACTTGCCCGAACTGTGTCAGCATATCTTACTTCACAACAAAACGTTTCTGGCAGATCTTGAAATGTGCAGTGAGAACAATCACTGTTCAATGGAAAAGCTAATGAAAACGGTCGACAGAAAACATAGGCTACCTTTTCTCTACTGGTCCTTGTTCGCATCATCTTCCATTCTCAGTCACTGGTGCTTGAAGTATTACAAAGTCGAAAGTATTTCGTTTGATCTGCTGTTGAAACTGCTTTTTACAGGTTATTTGCTGACTGTAAGCGATACAGCAGCAGCCAGGCTTAAATCAGAACTTTTCAGAAAGGGAAAGAGAAAAAAGTCGAACCCTTTTACGATCAAACTGCCCATCCCCAGTAAGGAAGAGTGTTTCACCAATGAGGTGAATGAAAAATGCAGGCAACTAATTGCACAATTGAAGCGTTTCACAAATAACTCAGACATTGGTGTTCCTGCTTCGTTGCTCACAGTGGAAATCAGAGACGACGTGATTCATCTGACATCCTACTGCAAGACGTGGTACCTTGCCTACCGCCTGGTGTCAGACAAACAAGTGGACCAGAAAGACGAGGCAGGCGACACTATGCTGCAGCTGGCTGTGGAGGCTGGGAATTTGAACCTGGTTCAGTTCCTTATCGACCACGGGGCCTGTGTCACTCCTTTTTCTGTGGGGGACAAGTCTTGCTTTGCAACATCTGTCAGGCTGTCCCACGATAAAATCGCCGACCGTCTTTTTAGGGAAAACAACAACTTCACCCTGTTGTGTGGAACTGAGGATGAAGCCTACAAGCTGATCCGAGCAAAACATGGAAGACGGTTTTTAAAATTTGCAAATGTCAGTTCAGAGCAAAGTCCAAAaaacatttctttatttttgcaCATGGCAGCATCGCGCGGAGATCTTGAAGTCCTCAGTTCACTAGTCGACAGTGGGTTGAATGTAAATGAAACAGACAGCGAAGGTCGTACACCTCTTCATATCGCAATTGAGAAGGGCCACCTAGATATTGCTGCATCGTTACTTTCCAAGAACGCTGACGTGAACATCACAGACAGCTGCAAAAACACGGCCCTGCATGCCGCGTGCTCGATGACACCAGCAGACGAATGGCGAAGACAACTCATTGTTGAAAAACTCCTGAAAGGAAAAGCTGACATAAACGCAAAAAACAGCGAGGGCAAAACACCTCTGCATGTGACTAGTGTCAGAAATAATCTTGGTGTAATAAGAATTCTGTTGAAAAATGAAAGCCCAAGCAACTCAGTTTTTGTCAACGAAAGAAACACAAAGGGGTTTACACCTCTCCACTATGCTTGTCGGAATCCGGGGAAAAAAGTTGTTAGAGCACTCTTAGAGCACGGTGCTAAAGTCAATACTGTCACATACACTGGTGGCACGCCGCTGTACGTAGCGTGTGCGTACGGCAATGCCCAGACTGTCAGCACACTCACACAGCATGGATCTGATGTCAAAGCTGTCATTAGCAACGGTGGTACACCTCTCCATGCAGCAAGTCTGGAAGGCCATGACCACATTGTCAGCATACTCCTACAGAATAAAGCCAGTGTGAATGCAGCAAATAATAACGGCACGACACCCCTACATTCAGCCTGTTATGGCGGTCACCACAGCGTTGTTCAAACACTGCTACACAGTGGAGCAGACATCGATGTCAAAGACGAGGAAGGATGGACCCCTCTCCTACTAGCAAGTCAAGGTGGCAATGTGGATGTCATGACACTGCTGTTAGATCATGCTGGGGAAGTTAACTCTGTCACCGACGATGATGTATCACCTCTGCACATGGCGTGTCACCATGGCCATGCGGAAGTCGTGAAACTGCTACTGCAGCGTGGAGCTGACCTCAGCGCTGTCTGTAACAGGGATCCTGGTGGTACACCTCTCCATGTAGCGTGTCAGAACGGCCATGACCACATTGTCAGCATACTCTTACAGAATAAAGCCAGTGTGAATGCAGCAAGTAATAACGGCATGACACCCCTACATTCAACCTGTCTGGGCGGTCACCACAGCGTTGTTCAAACACTGCTACACAGTGGAGCAGACATCGATGTCAAAGACGAGGAAGGATGGACCCCTCTCCTACTAGCAAGTCAAGGTGGCAATGTGGATGTCATGACACTGCTGTTAGATCATGCTGGGGAAGTTAACTCTGTCACCGACGATGATGTATCACCTCTGCACATGGCGTGTCACCATGGCCATGCGGAAGTCGTGAAACTGCTACTGCAGCGTGGAGCTGACCTCAGCGCTGTCTGTAACAGGGATCCTGGTGGTACACCTCTCCACGTAGCGTGTAAGAAAGGCCATGACCACATTGTCAGCATACTCCTACAGAATAAAGCCAGTGTGAATGCAGCAAGTAATAACGGCATGACACCCCTACATTCAGCCTGTCTAGGCGGTCACCACAGCATTGTTCAAACACTGCTACACAGTGGGGCAGACATCGGTGTCAAAGATGAGGATGGATGGACCCCTCTCCACTGTGCGAGTCAAGATGGCAGTGTGGATGTGGTTACATTGCTCCTAAATTATGGTGCAGACGTCAACACTGTCGGTAACACTGGTGAAACACCTCTCCATGGAGCGTGTCAGAACGGCCATGACCACATTGTCAGCATACTCCTACAGAATAAAGCCAATGTGAATGCGGAAAGGAATAACGGCATGACACCCCTACATTCAGCCTGTTATGGCGGTCACCACAGCGTTGTTCAAACACTGCTAAAACATGGAACAGACATCAACATCAAAGACAAGGATGGATGGACCCCTCTCCACTGTGCAAGTCAAGATGGTAATGTGGATGTGATTAAATTGCTCCTAGATCATGGTGCAGACGTCAACGCTGTCAGTAACACTGGTTATACACCTCTCCAAGTAGCGTGTCAGAAAGGCCATAACATTGTCAGCATACTCTTACAGAATAAAGCCAATGTGAATGCAGCAAGTAATGACGGCATGACACCCCTACATTCAGCCTGTCTGGGCGGTCACCACAGCGTTGTTCAAACACTGCTACACAGTGGAGCAGACATCGGTGTCAAAGACGAGAAAGGACGGACCCCTCTCCTATGGGCAAGTCAAGGTGGCAATGTGGATGTCATGACACTGCTGTTAGATCATGCTGGGGAAGTTAGCTCTGTCACCGACGATGATGTATCACCTCTGCACATGTCGTGTTACTATGGCCATGCGGAAGTCGTGAGACTGCTACTGCAGCGTGGAGCTGACCTCAGCGCTGTCTGTAACAGGGATGCTGGTCGTACACCTCTCCACGTAGCGTGTAAGAAAGGCCATGACCACATTGTCAGCATACTCTTACAGAAGAAAGCCAATGTGAATGCAGCAAGTAATAACGGCACGACATCCCTACATTCAGCCTGTCAGGATGGTCACCACAGCGTTGTTCAAACACTGCTACACAGTGGAGCAGACATCAATTTCAAACGTGACGATGGATCGAGCCCTCTCCACTATGCAAGTCAAGATGGTAATGTGGATGTGATTACATTGCTCCTAGATCATGGTGCAGGCGTCAACGCTGTCAGCAACACTGGTAAAACACCTCTCTTTGTAGCGTGTCAGAAAGGCCACGATAACATCGTCAGCATACTCCTACAGAATAAAGCCAATGTGAATGCAGCAAGTAAAAACGGCATGACACCCCTACATGAAGCCTGTCAGGGCGGTCACCAAAGCGTTGTTTAAACAGTTACACTGCTACACAGTGGAGCAGACATCGATGTCAAAGACGAGGAAGGATGGACCCCTCTCCTACTAGCAAGTCAAGGTGGCAATGTGGATGTCATGACACTGCTGTTAGATCATGCTGGGGAAGTTAACTCTGTCACCGACGATGATGTATCACCTCTGCACATGGCGTGTCACCATGGCCATGCGGAAGTCGTGAAACTGCTACTGCAGCGTGGAGCTGACCTCAGCGCTGTCTGTAACAGGGATCCTGGTGGTACACCTCTCCACGTAGCGTGTAAGAAAGGCCATGACCACATTGTCAGCATACTCCTACAGAATAAAGCCAGTGTGAATGCAGCAAGTAATAACGGCATGACACCCCTACATTCAGCCTGTCTGGGCGGTCACCACAGCGTTGTTCAAACACTGCTACACAGTGGAGCAGACATCAATGTTAAAGATGAAGGTGGATGGACCCCTCTCTACAATGCAAGTTTTGATGGCAATGTGGATGTGGCGACACTGCTTTTAGATCATGTTGCGGACGTCCACGCTGTCAGTAACACTGGTGAAACACCTCTCCATGTAGCGTGTCAGAACGGCCATGACCACATTGTCAGCATACTCCTACAGAATAAAGCCAGTGTGAATGCAGCAAGTAATAACGGCATGACACCCCTACATTCAGCCTGTCTGGGCGGTCACCACAGCGTTGTTCAAACACTGCTACACAGTGGAGCAGACATCGATGTCAAAGACGAGGAAGGATGGACCCCTCTCCTACTAGCAAGTCAAGGTGGCAATGTGGATGTCATGACACTGCTGTTagattatttctttctttctttatttggtgtttaacgtcgttttcaaccgttcaatgttatatcgcgacggattgcTGTTAGATCATGCTGGGGAAGTTAGCTCTGTCACTGACGATGATGTACCACCTCTGCACGTGACATGTCGTGTTACTATGGCCATGAGGAAATCGTTAAACTACTACTGCAGCATGGAGCTGACGTCAACGCTGTCTGTAACAGGGATCCTGGTGGTACACCTCTCCACGTAGCGTGTAAGAAAGGCCATGACCACATTGTCAGCATACTCCTACAGAATAAAGCCAATGTGAATGCAGCAAGTAAAAACGGCATGACACCCCTACATGAAGCCTGTCTGGGTGGTCAGTGCAGCGTTGTTCAGACACTGctagacagtggagcagacatCGGTGTCAAAGACGAGCAAGGATGGACCCCTCTCCACTGTGCAAGTCTATGTGGCAGTGTGGATGTGGTGACACTGCTGTTTGATCATGGTGCGGAAGTCAACGCTGTCACCAACGAAAGTGTTCCACCTCTAAACATAGCGTGTCGCCTTGTCGTGAGGAAGTCTCCAAACAACTATTGCAGCACAGAGCTGACGTCAGTTGTACTGGTCATACATCTCTATACATAGCGTGTGAGGAAGGCCATGACAACATTGTCAACATTCTCTTACAGCACGGAGCGGACGTCAACACAATCATTGACGATAggttttccgagttgattcagCGTGCAAGGAAGGCCATGAACAAGGTGTCAACACACTCCCACAGCACGGAGACAATGTGAATGCAGCACGCAATGACAGTACAATGTACAACACGCCTGAGTGCGGCCTCTCTGAATGATCATCACAACGTTGTCAGTGTCTCCTCCAGTGTGTCAACTCCAgtgtctgctccagagtctcctaCAATGTGTCCTCCAGTGTTTGATCCAGTGTCAGCTTCAGTGTTTGATCCAGTGTCTGCTCCAGTGTTTGCTCTTACAATGCGGGGCAGAATGATGTTCATAAGTATAAGTGAAGAAGGATGTTCTCCTCTCCCTAATGCAACCTAAGCTGGCAACGTGGATGTGATAAAATGCTTTAAATATGTCACGGTGCAGAACTTAGCTCCGCCTCTTTGGATGGCCTTACACATGTTGATGTAGCTTTGCAGAGTTGCCATGAACAAGTTGTTTGCACTAACCTGGAG contains:
- the LOC138980700 gene encoding serine/threonine-protein phosphatase 6 regulatory ankyrin repeat subunit B-like encodes the protein MSTEQSRAEIEREQELFVETQCYRDAVDLVSQHGVLVITGPPGSETRATNDDASDLFLYPAMAFVQTIQTFLHVKDNLTEVISMVADTMVQLKTLDSTHGPDCLFNDVLPSKRREFERHEIGTYILCNGGSFPCRVLYDALGIALGRSLALPELLRVFDTRFLVEHVHTDDVATFHSVCVDRDSGDYQLLLDRMFTDIRCGHLPELCYLLTVSDTAAARLKSELFRKGKRKKSNPFTIKLPIPSKEECFTNEVNEKCRQLIAQLKRFTNNSDIGVPASLLTVEIRDDVIHLTSYCKTWYLAYRLVSDKQVDQKDEAGDTMLQLAVEAGNLNLVQFLIDHGACVTPFSVGDKSCFATSVRLSHDKIADRLFRENNNFTLLCGTEDEAYKLIRAKHGRRFLKFANVSSEQSPKNISLFLHMAASRGDLEVLSSLVDSGLNVNETDSEGRTPLHIAIEKGHLDIAASLLSKNADVNITDSCKNTALHAACSMTPADEWRRQLIVEKLLKGKADINAKNSEGKTPLHVTSVRNNLGVIRILLKNESPSNSVFVNERNTKGFTPLHYACRNPGKKVVRALLEHGAKVNTVTYTGGTPLYVACAYGNAQTVSTLTQHGSDVKAVISNGGTPLHAASLEGHDHIVSILLQNKASVNAANNNGTTPLHSACYGGHHSVVQTLLHSGADIDVKDEEGWTPLLLASQGGNVDVMTLLLDHAGEVNSVTDDDVSPLHMACHHGHAEVVKLLLQRGADLSAVCNRDPGGTPLHVACQNGHDHIVSILLQNKASVNAASNNGMTPLHSTCLGGHHSVVQTLLHSGADIDVKDEEGWTPLLLASQGGNVDVMTLLLDHAGEVNSVTDDDVSPLHMACHHGHAEVVKLLLQRGADLSAVCNRDPGGTPLHVACKKGHDHIVSILLQNKASVNAASNNGMTPLHSACLGGHHSIVQTLLHSGADIGVKDEDGWTPLHCASQDGSVDVVTLLLNYGADVNTVGNTGETPLHGACQNGHDHIVSILLQNKANVNAERNNGMTPLHSACYGGHHSVVQTLLKHGTDINIKDKDGWTPLHCASQDGNVDVIKLLLDHGADVNAVSNTGYTPLQVACQKGHNIVSILLQNKANVNAASNDGMTPLHSACLGGHHSVVQTLLHSGADIGVKDEKGRTPLLWASQGGNVDVMTLLLDHAGEVSSVTDDDVSPLHMSCYYGHAEVVRLLLQRGADLSAVCNRDAGRTPLHVACKKGHDHIVSILLQKKANVNAASNNGTTSLHSACQDGHHSVVQTLLHSGADINFKRDDGSSPLHYASQDGNVDVITLLLDHGAGVNAVSNTVTLLHSGADIDVKDEEGWTPLLLASQGGNVDVMTLLLDHAGEVNSVTDDDVSPLHMACHHGHAEVVKLLLQRGADLSAVCNRDPGGTPLHVACKKGHDHIVSILLQNKASVNAASNNGMTPLHSACLGGHHSVVQTLLHSGADINVKDEGGWTPLYNASFDGNVDVATLLLDHVADVHAVSNTGETPLHVACQNGHDHIVSILLQNKASVNAASNNGMTPLHSACLGGHHSVVQTLLHSGADIDVKDEEGWTPLLLASQGGNVDVMTLLDPGGTPLHVACKKGHDHIVSILLQNKANVNAASKNGMTPLHEACLGGQCSVVQTLLDSGADIGVKDEQGWTPLHCASLCGSVDVVTLLFDHGAEVNAVTNESVPPLNIACRLVVRKSPNNYCSTELTSVVLVIHLYT